One region of bacterium genomic DNA includes:
- the uvrB gene encoding excinuclease ABC subunit UvrB: MLLKPFQLISEMKPRGDQPAAIAQLSRGFKGGAKEQTLLGVTGSGKTFTMAQVITQVQKPTLVMAPNKTLAAQLYREFKDLFPENAVEYFVSYYDYYQPEAYVPAQDLFIEKDSAINEEIDKMRHAATRALLERNDVIIVASVSCIYGLGSPEAYHGLLVFLETGVSVERNEVLRELIKIQYTRNDFDFHRGTFRVRGDVLEIFPAHEEQKAIRIEFFGDEIDSIQEVDPLTGKVLQKLEKIAIYPASHYVTWDDAMKRAVINIRAELEGRIRHFHDNNQLIEAQRIEQRTRFDLEMMEEIGFCKGIENYSRHLTGRQPGQPPPTLIDYYPDEFLLMVDESHITVPQISGMYNGDRARKQTLVDFGFRLPSALDNRPLRFDEFMDLTDQILYVSATPGPYEIQRTPGQVAEQVIRPTGLLDPTVDVRPVKDQVDDLVEEIRQRMARDERVLVTTLTKKMSEDLTKYFADIGLKVRYLHSDIETIERVEIIRDLRRGKFDVLVGINLLREGLDMPEVSLVAILDADKEGFLRSERSFIQTFGRAARNVNGHVILYADQVTQSMAVAIHETKRRRELQAAYNREHGITPQTVKKSIQDILTSVEEQDYFTVPKELPELEEEVDLESIPRKIAELRKEMKAAAEKLDFETAAQKRDRIKELEGIALSVGIKS; this comes from the coding sequence ATGCTCCTCAAGCCTTTCCAGCTTATCTCCGAAATGAAGCCGCGCGGCGACCAGCCGGCGGCCATCGCCCAGCTCAGCCGAGGCTTCAAGGGCGGCGCCAAGGAGCAGACCCTGCTCGGCGTCACCGGCTCGGGCAAGACCTTCACCATGGCCCAGGTCATCACCCAGGTCCAGAAGCCGACCTTGGTCATGGCGCCCAACAAGACCTTGGCTGCCCAGCTTTACCGGGAGTTCAAGGACCTCTTCCCGGAGAACGCGGTCGAGTACTTCGTCAGCTACTATGATTATTACCAGCCCGAGGCCTACGTCCCGGCCCAGGATCTCTTCATCGAAAAGGACTCGGCGATCAACGAGGAGATCGACAAGATGCGCCACGCCGCCACCCGGGCCCTGCTCGAGCGCAACGACGTCATCATCGTCGCCTCGGTGAGCTGCATCTACGGCTTGGGCTCGCCCGAAGCCTACCATGGCCTGCTGGTTTTTCTGGAGACCGGCGTCTCGGTCGAGCGCAATGAGGTCTTGCGCGAGCTGATCAAGATCCAATACACCCGCAACGATTTCGACTTCCACCGCGGCACTTTCCGGGTCCGCGGCGACGTCCTGGAGATTTTTCCGGCCCACGAGGAGCAGAAGGCCATCCGGATCGAATTCTTCGGCGACGAGATCGACTCGATCCAGGAAGTCGACCCCCTGACCGGCAAGGTCCTCCAGAAATTGGAAAAGATCGCGATTTATCCCGCCAGCCACTACGTCACCTGGGACGACGCGATGAAGCGGGCGGTGATCAATATCCGGGCCGAGTTAGAGGGGCGCATCCGGCATTTCCACGACAACAACCAGCTGATCGAGGCCCAGCGCATCGAGCAGCGGACCCGCTTCGACCTCGAGATGATGGAGGAGATCGGTTTCTGCAAGGGCATCGAGAACTACAGCCGCCATCTCACCGGCCGCCAGCCGGGCCAGCCGCCGCCGACCCTGATCGATTACTACCCCGACGAATTTTTGCTGATGGTCGACGAGTCCCACATCACCGTTCCCCAAATCTCCGGCATGTACAACGGCGACCGGGCCCGCAAGCAGACCTTGGTCGACTTCGGCTTCCGCCTGCCTTCGGCCTTGGACAATCGCCCGCTGCGCTTCGATGAGTTCATGGATTTGACCGACCAGATCCTCTACGTCTCGGCCACGCCCGGCCCTTACGAAATCCAGCGGACGCCGGGCCAAGTTGCCGAGCAGGTGATCCGGCCGACCGGCTTGCTCGACCCCACCGTCGATGTCCGGCCGGTCAAAGATCAGGTCGACGATTTGGTCGAGGAGATCCGCCAGCGGATGGCCCGCGACGAGCGGGTGCTGGTGACGACATTGACCAAGAAGATGTCGGAGGATTTGACCAAATACTTCGCCGATATCGGGCTCAAGGTGCGCTACCTCCACAGCGACATCGAGACGATCGAGCGGGTCGAGATCATCCGTGACTTGCGGCGGGGCAAATTCGACGTTTTGGTCGGCATCAACCTGCTTCGCGAGGGCTTGGACATGCCCGAGGTCTCGCTGGTCGCCATCCTCGACGCCGACAAGGAGGGTTTCCTCCGCTCCGAGCGCTCCTTCATCCAGACCTTCGGCCGGGCCGCCCGTAACGTCAACGGCCATGTGATCCTTTACGCCGACCAAGTCACCCAATCGATGGCGGTGGCCATCCATGAAACCAAGCGTCGCCGCGAGCTTCAAGCGGCCTATAACCGCGAGCACGGCATTACTCCCCAAACGGTGAAGAAGAGCATCCAGGACATCCTGACCAGCGTCGAGGAGCAGGATTACTTCACGGTGCCCAAAGAGCTGCCGGAGCTCGAGGAAGAGGTCGATCTGGAGTCGATCCCCCGGAAAATCGCCGAGCTGCGAAAAGAGATGAAGGCCGCGGCCGAAAAGCTCGACTTCGAAACCGCCGCCCAGAAGCGCGACCGGATCAAGGAGCTGGAAGGCATCGCGCTGTCGGTTGGGATCAAATCTTAA